Proteins from a single region of Lelliottia sp. JS-SCA-14:
- a CDS encoding GPO family capsid scaffolding protein, whose protein sequence is MPQSHYRTDWLCIATSGQAVDGRTIEPQWLIDAAETYTRKTYTAMIWPHHPQYDIGEREFTCNLGEVDALKVETEGDVTKLYAQLIPNQFLIDANRMGQKLFTSAEFVTDFAGSGREYLFGLAVTDIPASLGTEKLKFVLAGEEKDAERGSLETFSLGKLQTSQADKKDSFWSKLFSTRKEFTPTPEPNTDKPNEGEEEKMEELKALIQQLLELAKGGKDAASGDADGVDTPEQAAEEVAAVADQIAEAAAEVADLAEEVAENPEDEVKAAEFSVAKANLAKAMKAFNVTPDKRQRGRSRRREFSTRRQPAGNQIGEQLQQQRDGVSQRVTVAGDWERQTDQAIRENSMTRIITADDEKRTLVARETTVQATDKTTVLGTATLLAGAVVHISEGDYSVGTSGNLTMSCGKDNSVNVGQNVKREVGGKLDDSIKGNAEMTVGGSLTEKITGIRKSVAAAQQLIAPVVKLGSEEINVLTLLTDTLDVVNELAKVCASHTHPSVGTSSQAAQFTSAAEKTTTLKAKYSPLIA, encoded by the coding sequence ATGCCGCAATCTCATTACCGCACCGATTGGTTATGTATTGCCACGTCTGGACAGGCCGTGGACGGTCGCACCATTGAACCGCAATGGTTGATTGATGCGGCAGAAACCTACACCCGCAAAACCTACACGGCCATGATTTGGCCGCACCATCCGCAATACGATATCGGCGAACGTGAATTCACCTGCAACCTGGGCGAAGTGGACGCGCTGAAAGTTGAAACGGAAGGTGATGTCACCAAACTTTATGCCCAGTTAATTCCGAATCAATTTTTAATTGATGCGAATCGCATGGGACAAAAGCTTTTTACGTCTGCTGAATTTGTCACTGACTTTGCAGGCAGTGGTCGTGAATATCTTTTCGGGCTGGCTGTTACCGATATTCCGGCAAGTCTGGGAACGGAAAAACTTAAATTCGTTTTGGCTGGCGAAGAAAAAGACGCGGAGCGCGGAAGCCTCGAAACGTTCAGCCTGGGAAAATTGCAGACGAGCCAGGCCGATAAAAAAGATTCTTTCTGGTCGAAATTATTTTCGACTCGTAAAGAGTTTACGCCAACACCAGAACCTAACACCGATAAGCCCAACGAGGGCGAGGAAGAGAAGATGGAAGAGTTAAAAGCCCTTATCCAGCAGTTGCTGGAATTAGCGAAAGGCGGCAAAGACGCTGCCAGCGGTGACGCGGACGGCGTTGATACGCCGGAACAGGCCGCCGAAGAAGTGGCTGCTGTTGCAGACCAGATCGCCGAGGCCGCCGCCGAAGTGGCCGACCTTGCCGAGGAAGTGGCAGAGAACCCGGAAGACGAAGTCAAAGCGGCAGAGTTCAGCGTGGCAAAAGCCAACCTGGCTAAAGCCATGAAAGCCTTCAACGTGACCCCGGATAAACGCCAGCGTGGCCGCAGTCGCCGCCGTGAGTTTTCCACGCGCCGCCAGCCTGCTGGTAATCAGATTGGCGAGCAGTTACAGCAACAGCGTGACGGCGTATCACAGCGCGTGACGGTGGCCGGAGACTGGGAGCGACAGACTGACCAGGCGATCCGCGAAAATTCAATGACGCGAATTATCACCGCCGATGATGAAAAGCGCACGCTGGTTGCCCGTGAAACCACCGTACAGGCTACTGATAAAACCACCGTGCTGGGAACTGCCACACTTCTGGCCGGTGCAGTGGTCCATATCAGCGAGGGAGATTACAGCGTGGGCACATCCGGCAATCTGACGATGTCCTGCGGGAAGGACAATTCTGTCAATGTTGGCCAGAACGTAAAACGGGAGGTCGGCGGCAAACTGGACGACAGCATCAAAGGTAATGCCGAAATGACAGTCGGCGGATCCCTGACGGAGAAAATCACCGGCATTCGCAAAAGCGTGGCGGCTGCGCAGCAGCTGATCGCGCCGGTCGTCAAACTGGGCAGCGAGGAAATCAACGTCCTGACGTTGTTAACTGATACGCTGGACGTGGTGAACGAGCTGGCGAAAGTGTGTGCCTCCCACACTCACCCAAGCGTAGGGACGAGTAGCCAGGCAGCACAGTTCACCAGCGCGGCAGAAAAAACC
- a CDS encoding terminase large subunit domain-containing protein, producing MAKYSDELKDAARTLYIKSWSPKDIAQELNIPPRTIYHWADVGEWGSLLPAESVENVIARRIDRLTNRDKKTALELEELRDLVAHHVKLMAQRNKHAEKLAEIQTKKAACDGDSYSLGGNGGEAGEGKRRYKKNDVSGITPEMLDTWAREHLFDYQLHCRDHKDEDWRFILKSRQVGMTYYFAWEAFEDAVVSGENQVFFSASRAQSEIFREYIVQIAQNHFGVTLTGKNIRLSNGAILRFLSTNASTAQGFNGHLYGDEVFWIPKFTRLHEVASAMATHNKYRTTYFSTPSAKTHQAYPVWTGDEWRGDDAKRKGIEFPKDAAMCQGIICPDGIWRYVITMEDAIKGGLGALVDIERLRNKYNPTAFAMLYMCQFVDSKDAVFKFSALVGCEVDRATWGDFDLTAARPFGNREVWAGFDPSRSGDNSTFVIIAPPVHDGERFRVLACWQWQGFNFSWQADQIRQLMRRFNITYIGIDTTGIGKGVYDLVSKFAPREAHAILYSVESKNRLVMKMIDVVERKRIEWAKDAIDETNKERVEIPASFMAIRRTTTNSGNALTFVAERSDATGHADVFFAISHAVINEPIDHEYDRPSTWAFGKAA from the coding sequence ATGGCTAAATATTCCGATGAATTAAAAGACGCGGCCCGCACACTTTATATTAAAAGCTGGTCGCCGAAAGACATCGCGCAGGAATTGAATATTCCCCCGCGCACTATTTACCACTGGGCTGACGTCGGCGAGTGGGGATCACTGCTGCCCGCTGAATCGGTCGAAAATGTTATCGCCCGCCGCATCGACCGGCTGACTAACCGTGATAAAAAAACCGCGCTGGAACTGGAAGAACTACGTGACCTGGTCGCTCACCACGTCAAACTCATGGCGCAGCGCAACAAACACGCCGAAAAGCTGGCAGAAATTCAGACTAAAAAAGCGGCCTGTGACGGTGACAGCTACAGCCTGGGCGGGAACGGCGGCGAAGCCGGGGAAGGAAAACGCCGGTATAAGAAAAACGATGTTTCCGGCATCACGCCTGAAATGCTCGATACCTGGGCGCGGGAACATCTTTTCGATTACCAGCTGCATTGTCGCGATCACAAAGATGAAGACTGGCGCTTTATCCTGAAAAGCCGACAAGTCGGCATGACTTACTATTTTGCCTGGGAAGCATTCGAAGACGCTGTCGTCAGCGGTGAGAATCAGGTTTTCTTCTCCGCCTCCCGCGCCCAGTCGGAAATTTTCCGCGAATACATCGTCCAGATTGCGCAGAACCATTTCGGCGTCACGCTTACCGGCAAAAATATCCGCCTCAGCAACGGCGCAATCCTGCGCTTTCTCTCCACGAACGCCAGCACCGCGCAGGGCTTCAACGGCCACCTGTATGGCGATGAAGTTTTCTGGATCCCGAAATTCACGCGCCTGCATGAAGTTGCCAGCGCAATGGCGACGCATAACAAGTACCGCACAACCTACTTTTCGACGCCCAGCGCGAAAACGCATCAGGCTTACCCGGTCTGGACCGGTGACGAATGGCGCGGCGACGACGCGAAGCGCAAAGGTATTGAGTTCCCGAAAGACGCCGCCATGTGCCAGGGGATTATCTGCCCGGATGGGATCTGGCGCTACGTCATCACGATGGAAGATGCCATTAAAGGCGGGCTGGGGGCGCTCGTCGATATTGAACGCCTGCGGAACAAGTACAACCCGACCGCGTTCGCCATGCTTTACATGTGCCAGTTTGTTGACAGCAAAGACGCGGTGTTCAAGTTCTCCGCGCTTGTTGGCTGCGAAGTGGACCGCGCGACATGGGGTGACTTTGATTTAACCGCAGCGCGACCATTTGGAAACCGCGAGGTCTGGGCAGGGTTCGACCCGTCGCGCTCTGGTGACAACTCCACCTTTGTGATTATCGCGCCGCCTGTCCACGACGGGGAACGCTTCCGCGTGCTGGCCTGCTGGCAATGGCAGGGATTTAATTTTAGCTGGCAGGCCGACCAGATCAGGCAACTGATGCGCCGCTTCAATATCACCTATATCGGGATCGATACAACCGGCATCGGGAAGGGAGTTTATGACCTGGTCAGCAAGTTTGCGCCACGCGAGGCCCACGCAATCCTTTACAGCGTTGAAAGCAAAAACCGTCTGGTTATGAAGATGATCGACGTCGTCGAACGCAAACGCATTGAATGGGCGAAAGACGCCATTGATGAAACGAACAAAGAGCGCGTCGAAATTCCGGCGTCATTTATGGCTATCCGGCGCACCACGACTAACAGCGGCAACGCCCTGACGTTCGTCGCCG